The following are encoded together in the Candida orthopsilosis Co 90-125, chromosome 5 draft sequence genome:
- a CDS encoding Pro3 Delta 1-pyrroline-5-carboxylate reductase: protein MKDYTITVLGCGVMGSAVTSAILKAKFEPYPKKMILCTAEPEALAPQFGNEPMIELSSGAEENRKAVKEADVIILGLKPFMYEEVYEQVKDSLTGNQLVISLMAGVTIKELSIFTKYVAKVMTNTPARYGCGTAAISFAPEVTKEQQELVKKLIEPIGLTVTIPEKNMDIATSLIGSGPAFCLLMMESMIDGAVRMGMTYDVARISAAKVMEGTAKMLIETGDHPAALKSKVCTPGGTTIGGLLKMEDGALRSSIARGIEEAANISASFAKK from the coding sequence ATGAAAGATTATACAATTACTGTGTTGGGATGCGGTGTGATGGGTTCTGCCGTCACTTCTGCAATCTTAAAGGCAAAATTTGAACCATAtccaaagaagatgatTCTTTGCACTGCTGAACCAGAAGCTTTGGCACCACAATTTGGCAATGAACCAATGATTGAACTATCTTCAGGCGCGGAAGAAAACCGCAAGGCTGTGAAGGAGGCAGACGTTATAATCTTGGGACTCAAACCATTCATGTACGAGGAGGTATACGAGCAAGTTAAAGATTCACTTACTGGCAACCAACTTGTTATTTCTTTGATGGCTGGTGTCACTATAAAAGAATTGTCCATCTTTACCAAATACGTTGCCAAAGTAATGACAAATACTCCAGCCAGGTATGGATGTGGTACCGCTGCTATCTCATTTGCACCAGAAgtaacaaaagaacaacaagaacttgtcaaaaaattgattgagcCAATTGGGTTGACTGTTACTATCCCCGAAAAGAATATGGACATAGCTACCTCATTGATTGGATCTGGCCCTGCATTTTGcttattgatgatggagtCTATGATTGATGGTGCTGTGAGAATGGGCATGACATATGATGTGGCCAGAATCTCTGCTGCAAAAGTGATGGAAGGCACTGCAAAGATGTTGATTGAAACCGGAGATCATCCAGCAGCATTAAAAAGTAAGGTCTGTACCCCCGGAGGAACAACTATCGGAggtttattgaaaatggagGATGGTGCATTGAGAAGCTCCATTGCAAGAGGTATCGAAGAAGCAGCAAACATTTCAGCTTCATTTGCAAAGAAGTAA
- a CDS encoding Jhd2 protein (S. cerevisiae homolog JHD2 has demethylase activity (H3-K4 specific), has role in histone demethylation and localizes to cytoplasm, nucleus), with amino-acid sequence MTKFDKNLLTPCPTLRPSEAEFMDPVGYLSSGPISELGKKYGIVKIIPPESWKPGFQISPSFKFHVRQQVISDLGITTRSRKFFRESINRFLNMRRKRLLKLSFTVDGHKVYYYDLYVLVEKLGGFQVMDKSKWLEVNKIFGVDPKSRVIEMEYNASIKYYANFLKCNSSTDFPESDSDSESESCLICGDNENPQETLLCDNCDHAFHMKCLNPPLSQIPATNWYCDKCLIGTGDYGFEEHPEIKYSIPEFYKMCQEFDHQFAQDYYDGKKPTLDELEEKFWSFVDIEKSDLEVLYGADIHNLKPGEISGFPMVNTPGLDIANAENRFYINHPYNLTKLPFAKGSLLNYINTSISGMTVPWIYIGSLLSTFCWHVEDHYTLSANYCHFGATKKWYGIPSSHADRFEKLMRKSAPDLFKKQPDLLHQLVTLINPVELVRNGIPCVYADQGPREFVITYPKVYHAGFNSGFNFNEAVNFAMDDWLEFGERSVFDYRPIKKEDVFNYHELVENILKDFNHHPKSGNLDLARRSVDVLERFLHHQEILLSNTKLKNMDMEHRPKAYKKRQFDLEQKGEVEDEEEDLCSNCKTHLGYQYCEFHDAPDGNIKSIRDEIKQENVGNVQNHQLPTPEISPQEIVVKESSSADATTISEFSSSKQLEALGKASCEMDEFDQLILQAKKRSCEPEEESNSKRRKSKRLMSLEEQQYQKKKVTTHANEKMKGMRRTSHKKKKGTGARRFCLRCTLDFDQIPSVTKVIYQSYPQQLRQTVDEAKANLCSLQVV; translated from the coding sequence ATGACgaaatttgacaaaaacCTATTGACTCCGTGTCCAACTCTACGCCCCTCTGAGGCTGAATTTATGGATCCTGTTGGATATTTATCTAGCGGTCCTATATCGGAATTGGGTAAAAAATATGGTATTGTCAAAATTATTCCGCCAGAGAGCTGGAAACCtggttttcaaatttcacCTTCTTTCAAGTTTCACGTGAGACAACAAGTCATTAGTGATTTGGGAATCACTACTAGATCAAGGAAGTTCTTTAGAGAAAGCATTAACAGATTTTTGAACATGAGAAGAAAGCGGTTATTGAAGCTAAGTTTCACGGTTGATGGTCACAAAGTGTATTATTACGATTTATACGTACTCGTGGAGAAATTGGGAGGTTTTCAAGTGATGGACAAGTCAAAGTGGCTTGAGGTGAATAAGATCTTTGGTGTTGACCCCAAATCACGAGTGATTGAAATGGAGTACAATGCTTCCATCAAGTACTATgcaaattttttgaaatgcAACTCATCAACTGACTTTCCCGAGAGTGATTCAGATAGTGAGTCTGAAAGCTGCTTAATATGTGGAGATAACGAGAACCCACAAGAGACCTTACTTTGTGACAATTGCGACCATGCTTTCCATATGAAATGTTTAAATCCGCCTTTGAGTCAAATTCCAGCAACGAATTGGTACTGTGACAAGTGCCTCATTGGCACAGGAGACTATGGGTTTGAGGAACACCCGGAGATCAAGTACAGTATACCCGAGTTTTACAAAATGTGTCAGGAGTTTGACCACCAGTTTGCCCAGGATTACTATGATGGTAAGAAGCCTACTTTGGATGAACTAGAGGAGAAATTTTGGTCTTTTGTGGATATTGAAAAGTCGGATTTGGAAGTGTTATATGGAGCTGATATACATAATTTAAAACCGGGTGAAATAAGCGGTTTTCCTATGGTCAACACTCCAGGACTCGACATAGCAAATGCAGAAAACCGGTTTTATATTAACCATCCCTACAACCTCACGAAATTGCCGTTTGCCAAAGGGTCATTACTAAACTATATCAATACGTCAATTTCGGGTATGACTGTGCCTTGGATATATATAGGTTCCcttctttcaacattttgTTGGCATGTCGAAGATCATTATACACTATCCGCCAACTATTGCCACTTTGGAGCAACTAAAAAGTGGTATGGAATTCCCTCATCTCATGCCGAtcgatttgaaaagttgatgagAAAGTCTGCCCCCgacttgttcaaaaagcAACCTGACCTACTACATCAATTGGTTACACTAATAAACCCAGTAGAATTGGTACGAAACGGTATACCTTGTGTTTATGCTGATCAAGGTCCAAGGGAATTTGTAATCACATACCCCAAAGTTTATCATGCGGGGTTCAATAGTGGATTTAATTTTAACGAAGCAGTCAACTTTGCCATGGATGATTGGTTGGAGTTTGGAGAACGATCAGTGTTCGATTACAGACCCATTAAGAAGGAAGATGTTTTCAATTACCATGAACTTGTGGAAAACATTTTAAAAGATTTTAACCATCACCCAAAGAGTGGAAATTTAGACTTGGCAAGGAGAAGTGTAGATGTGCTTGAGAGATTTCTACATCACCAAGAAATTCTTTTGAGCAATACCAAGCTCAAAAATATGGACATGGAGCACAGACCAAAAGCCTACAAAAAGCGCCAGTTTGATTTAGAGCAAAAAGGTGAGGTTGAGGATGAGGAAGAGGACTTATGCTCCAATTGTAAAACGCATTTGGGTTATCAATATTGTGAGTTTCATGATGCGCCAGATGGTAATATCAAATCTATTCGAGATGAGATCAAGCAAGAGAATGTGGGAAATGTGCAAAATCACCAGCTCCCAACTCCTGAAATTTCACCTCAGGAGATTGTCGTTAAAGAATCTTCAAGTGCAGATGCAACCACTATATCTGAATTTTCCAGCTCCAAGCAACTAGAAGCTTTGGGTAAAGCTTCTTGTGAAATGGATGAGTTTgaccaattgattttacaAGCAAAAAAGAGATCTTGTGAGCCAGAAGAGGaatcaaattccaaaagaCGTAAGTCGAAGAGATTAATGTCCTTAGAAGAgcaacaataccaaaaaaaaaaggtaACGACGCATGCCAATGAAAAAATGAAGGGAATGAGAAGGACTAGTCataagaagaaaaaaggcACTGGGGCCAGAAGATTTTGTTTAAGATGTACGTTAgactttgatcaaattccTAGTGTAACTAAAGTAATATATCAGAGCTATCCCCAACAATTGAGACAAacagttgatgaagcaaaGGCGAATTTGTGTTCACTACAAGTTGTATAG